From the Daucus carota subsp. sativus chromosome 8, DH1 v3.0, whole genome shotgun sequence genome, one window contains:
- the LOC108199596 gene encoding protein argonaute 4-like isoform X1, producing MIQLGRYKPYLVCTILFSELLLAIQETLQNITLNKQNLFIRICRHLPFGLEIHEDIYRGLIWLLSHHDVVEKERIASLRAEMKGAGFGESKVIMEASDAEVNGANETNGVNGTNGVNRTNGAVEEPLPPPPPIPEDVVPVRVDRDLEPLVRKPPCVPIARRGLASIGNKVQFLTNHFKVNVTNVDGHFSLQCCYEDGRPVDLKGIDRKVHDRVHDTYKGELEGKDFAYDEGKSLFTVGALSRNKLEFTVVLQDMSSNKSKRNCSPALLLMDAPTGVITKE from the exons ATGATCCAGTTGGGACGATACAAGCCCTACTTAGTTTGCACAATTCTCTTTTCAGAGCTCTTGTTAGCAATCCAGGAGACTCTGCAAAACATAACCTTAAACAAGCAGAATTTGTTTATCAGAATTTGTCGACATTTGCCATTTGGGCTTGAGATACACGAGGATATATATCGTGGTTTAATTTGGCTACTTAGCCATCACGATGTAgtagaaaaagaaagaattgcATCACTTAGAGCGGAGATGAAAGGAGCGGGTTTCGGAGAAAGCAAAG TGATAATGGAAGCATCTGATGCAGAAGTTAATGGAGCTAATGAGACAAATGGTGTTAATGGGACTAACGGTGTTAACAGGACAAATGGTGCAGTTGAGGAGCCTTTGCCACCACCTCCTCCCATACCTGAAGATGTTGTTCCCGTTCGTGTGGACAGAGATCTTGAGCCACTGGTAAGGAAGCCTCCATGTGTGCCTATTGCGAGGCGTGGCCTAGCATCAATAGGGAACAAAGTTCAGTTTCTAACTAATCACTTCAAAGTCAATGTGACAAATGTTGATGGACATTTTTCACTGCAGT GTTGTTATGAAGATGGACGTCCAGTAGATTTAAAAGGTATTGATAGAAAGGTGCATGATCGTGTGCATGACACTTACAAGGGGGAATTGGAAGGAAAAGACTTTGCTTATGATGAGGGAAAGAGTCTGTTCACTGTTGGAGCTCTCTCGAGGAACAAGCTTGAGTTCACTGTTGTGCTTCAGGATATGTCGTCTAATAA AAGCAAACGGAACTGCAGTCCTGCACTCCTACTGATGGATGCCCCCACGGGAGTGATCACAAAAGAATGA
- the LOC108199596 gene encoding protein argonaute 4-like isoform X2 yields the protein MIQLGRYKPYLVCTILFSELLLAIQETLQNITLNKQNLFIRICRHLPFGLEIHEDIYRGLIWLLSHHDVVEKERIASLRAEMKGAGFGESKVIMEASDAEVNGANETNGVNGTNGVNRTNGAVEEPLPPPPPIPEDVVPVRVDRDLEPLVRKPPCVPIARRGLASIGNKVQFLTNHFKVNVTNVDGHFSLQCCYEDGRPVDLKGIDRKVHDRVHDTYKGELEGKDFAYDEGKSLFTVGALSRNKLEFTVVLQDMSSNNKRNCSPALLLMDAPTGVITKE from the exons ATGATCCAGTTGGGACGATACAAGCCCTACTTAGTTTGCACAATTCTCTTTTCAGAGCTCTTGTTAGCAATCCAGGAGACTCTGCAAAACATAACCTTAAACAAGCAGAATTTGTTTATCAGAATTTGTCGACATTTGCCATTTGGGCTTGAGATACACGAGGATATATATCGTGGTTTAATTTGGCTACTTAGCCATCACGATGTAgtagaaaaagaaagaattgcATCACTTAGAGCGGAGATGAAAGGAGCGGGTTTCGGAGAAAGCAAAG TGATAATGGAAGCATCTGATGCAGAAGTTAATGGAGCTAATGAGACAAATGGTGTTAATGGGACTAACGGTGTTAACAGGACAAATGGTGCAGTTGAGGAGCCTTTGCCACCACCTCCTCCCATACCTGAAGATGTTGTTCCCGTTCGTGTGGACAGAGATCTTGAGCCACTGGTAAGGAAGCCTCCATGTGTGCCTATTGCGAGGCGTGGCCTAGCATCAATAGGGAACAAAGTTCAGTTTCTAACTAATCACTTCAAAGTCAATGTGACAAATGTTGATGGACATTTTTCACTGCAGT GTTGTTATGAAGATGGACGTCCAGTAGATTTAAAAGGTATTGATAGAAAGGTGCATGATCGTGTGCATGACACTTACAAGGGGGAATTGGAAGGAAAAGACTTTGCTTATGATGAGGGAAAGAGTCTGTTCACTGTTGGAGCTCTCTCGAGGAACAAGCTTGAGTTCACTGTTGTGCTTCAGGATATGTCGTCTAATAA CAAACGGAACTGCAGTCCTGCACTCCTACTGATGGATGCCCCCACGGGAGTGATCACAAAAGAATGA
- the LOC108199596 gene encoding protein argonaute 4-like isoform X4 translates to MIQLGRYKPYLVCTILFSELLLAIQETLQNITLNKQNLFIRICRHLPFGLEIHEDIYRGLIWLLSHHDVVEKERIASLRAEMKGAGFGESKVNGANETNGVNGTNGVNRTNGAVEEPLPPPPPIPEDVVPVRVDRDLEPLVRKPPCVPIARRGLASIGNKVQFLTNHFKVNVTNVDGHFSLQCCYEDGRPVDLKGIDRKVHDRVHDTYKGELEGKDFAYDEGKSLFTVGALSRNKLEFTVVLQDMSSNKSKRNCSPALLLMDAPTGVITKE, encoded by the exons ATGATCCAGTTGGGACGATACAAGCCCTACTTAGTTTGCACAATTCTCTTTTCAGAGCTCTTGTTAGCAATCCAGGAGACTCTGCAAAACATAACCTTAAACAAGCAGAATTTGTTTATCAGAATTTGTCGACATTTGCCATTTGGGCTTGAGATACACGAGGATATATATCGTGGTTTAATTTGGCTACTTAGCCATCACGATGTAgtagaaaaagaaagaattgcATCACTTAGAGCGGAGATGAAAGGAGCGGGTTTCGGAGAAAGCAAAG TTAATGGAGCTAATGAGACAAATGGTGTTAATGGGACTAACGGTGTTAACAGGACAAATGGTGCAGTTGAGGAGCCTTTGCCACCACCTCCTCCCATACCTGAAGATGTTGTTCCCGTTCGTGTGGACAGAGATCTTGAGCCACTGGTAAGGAAGCCTCCATGTGTGCCTATTGCGAGGCGTGGCCTAGCATCAATAGGGAACAAAGTTCAGTTTCTAACTAATCACTTCAAAGTCAATGTGACAAATGTTGATGGACATTTTTCACTGCAGT GTTGTTATGAAGATGGACGTCCAGTAGATTTAAAAGGTATTGATAGAAAGGTGCATGATCGTGTGCATGACACTTACAAGGGGGAATTGGAAGGAAAAGACTTTGCTTATGATGAGGGAAAGAGTCTGTTCACTGTTGGAGCTCTCTCGAGGAACAAGCTTGAGTTCACTGTTGTGCTTCAGGATATGTCGTCTAATAA AAGCAAACGGAACTGCAGTCCTGCACTCCTACTGATGGATGCCCCCACGGGAGTGATCACAAAAGAATGA
- the LOC108199596 gene encoding protein argonaute 4-like isoform X3 produces MIQLGRYKPYLVCTILFSELLLAIQETLQNITLNKQNLFIRICRHLPFGLEIHEDIYRGLIWLLSHHDVVEKERIASLRAEMKGAGFGESKEVNGANETNGVNGTNGVNRTNGAVEEPLPPPPPIPEDVVPVRVDRDLEPLVRKPPCVPIARRGLASIGNKVQFLTNHFKVNVTNVDGHFSLQCCYEDGRPVDLKGIDRKVHDRVHDTYKGELEGKDFAYDEGKSLFTVGALSRNKLEFTVVLQDMSSNKSKRNCSPALLLMDAPTGVITKE; encoded by the exons ATGATCCAGTTGGGACGATACAAGCCCTACTTAGTTTGCACAATTCTCTTTTCAGAGCTCTTGTTAGCAATCCAGGAGACTCTGCAAAACATAACCTTAAACAAGCAGAATTTGTTTATCAGAATTTGTCGACATTTGCCATTTGGGCTTGAGATACACGAGGATATATATCGTGGTTTAATTTGGCTACTTAGCCATCACGATGTAgtagaaaaagaaagaattgcATCACTTAGAGCGGAGATGAAAGGAGCGGGTTTCGGAGAAAGCAAAG AAGTTAATGGAGCTAATGAGACAAATGGTGTTAATGGGACTAACGGTGTTAACAGGACAAATGGTGCAGTTGAGGAGCCTTTGCCACCACCTCCTCCCATACCTGAAGATGTTGTTCCCGTTCGTGTGGACAGAGATCTTGAGCCACTGGTAAGGAAGCCTCCATGTGTGCCTATTGCGAGGCGTGGCCTAGCATCAATAGGGAACAAAGTTCAGTTTCTAACTAATCACTTCAAAGTCAATGTGACAAATGTTGATGGACATTTTTCACTGCAGT GTTGTTATGAAGATGGACGTCCAGTAGATTTAAAAGGTATTGATAGAAAGGTGCATGATCGTGTGCATGACACTTACAAGGGGGAATTGGAAGGAAAAGACTTTGCTTATGATGAGGGAAAGAGTCTGTTCACTGTTGGAGCTCTCTCGAGGAACAAGCTTGAGTTCACTGTTGTGCTTCAGGATATGTCGTCTAATAA AAGCAAACGGAACTGCAGTCCTGCACTCCTACTGATGGATGCCCCCACGGGAGTGATCACAAAAGAATGA
- the LOC108197902 gene encoding uncharacterized protein LOC108197902 produces MCLQVWVWYCLLGLWLALLLALCLLVLWTLRFLSSLGGLKIVSMLDRGKVNAKIQSERCEDECDEAVLLKCGFRMLGADLFNDTKMLEINNGAKELNIPTSDANRKLVASDNGGLQNPSYLIFNPVWDSKGAPSPNKRFNYPSVPGVQKPISDEDIAFMTVLELGQLIKTKQISSEELTKIFLKRLKR; encoded by the exons ATGTGTTTGCAAGTTTGGGTTTGGTATTGCTTGCTGGGCTTATGGCTAGCCTTACTCCTGGCCTTATGTCTCTTGGTCTTGTGGACCTTAAGGTTCTTATCAAGTCTGGGCGGCCTCAAGATCGTAAGCATGCTG GACAGAGGAAAGGTTAATGCAAAAATCCAATCTGAAAGATGTGAAGACGAATGTGATGAAGCTGTTCTGCTCAAGTGTGGATTTAGGATGTTGGGTGCAGACTTGTTCAATGATACTAAG ATGCTGGAGATTAATAATGGTGCCAAAGAGCTTAACATCCCCACCAGCGATGCCAACAGGAAACTGGTTGCTTCGGACAATGGGGGCTTGCAGAACCcatcttatttgatatttaatccTGTGTGGGATTCTAAAGGAGCACCAAGTCCTAACAAAAGATTCAACTATCCATCAGTGCCAGGTGTGCAGAAGCCAATTTCTGATGAAGACATTGCTTTTATGACT GTTCTTGAACTGGGGCAACTCATTAAGACCAAACAAATTTCATCTGAGGAGCTTACAAAGATTTTCCTGAAGAGGCTGAAGAGGTAA